The following are from one region of the Halarcobacter sp. genome:
- a CDS encoding type II secretion system F family protein encodes MDIQFLILSVIIPILTITSIILIYNYSINFNKQNRIIKKLSNDQNEILAEAKKRSRFFNKDRNWLGKKLSYAGFLSPLAEPIFILISVGFGFLAAAFVNFAITNPVVFAISWVVFSFFPLLVLKKIISNREEEFNYGLKVIIDKVTSMMKSGVGFEQSLTKAVMTSKSKFTKDTFNIYLMEKDIIGENKAFEKMFKLVESKELRIFYLTISIGRQSGGKFSNTLEKLRKTLHDQGEIKQEITSSTKEIKIGSYMIIGLVVFTYQMMDSSLNGVLDRHFFGSSEGQIQMFFIIVWVAFGLFVNNLLTKVK; translated from the coding sequence ATGGACATTCAATTTCTTATTTTATCAGTAATTATACCTATCTTAACAATTACTAGTATTATTTTAATATATAACTATTCAATAAATTTTAATAAACAAAATAGAATTATTAAAAAATTATCAAATGATCAAAATGAGATATTAGCAGAAGCAAAAAAAAGAAGTCGGTTTTTTAATAAAGATAGAAATTGGTTAGGTAAAAAACTTTCATATGCAGGCTTTTTATCACCTTTAGCTGAACCTATTTTTATATTAATTTCTGTAGGATTTGGATTCCTTGCTGCTGCATTTGTAAATTTTGCTATTACAAACCCAGTAGTATTTGCAATAAGCTGGGTTGTTTTCTCTTTTTTCCCACTTTTAGTTTTGAAAAAAATAATTTCAAATAGAGAAGAAGAGTTTAATTATGGACTAAAAGTAATTATAGATAAAGTTACTAGTATGATGAAAAGTGGAGTTGGATTTGAACAGTCCTTGACAAAAGCTGTTATGACTTCAAAATCAAAATTTACAAAAGATACTTTTAATATATATCTTATGGAAAAAGATATTATTGGTGAGAACAAAGCTTTTGAAAAAATGTTTAAGTTAGTTGAGTCAAAAGAATTAAGAATTTTCTACTTAACAATCTCGATTGGTAGGCAATCTGGGGGTAAATTTTCAAATACCTTAGAAAAACTAAGAAAAACACTCCATGATCAAGGGGAAATAAAGCAAGAAATCACATCTTCAACTAAAGAGATAAAGATTGGAAGTTACATGATAATTGGCCTTGTAGTATTTACTTATCAAATGATGGACAGTTCTTTAAATGGTGTTTTAGATAGACACTTTTTTGGAAGCAGTGAGGGTCAAATTCAAATGTTTTTTATAATTGTTTGGGTTGCCTTTGGTTTATTTGTAAATAATTTATTAACAAAGGTTAAATAA
- a CDS encoding type II and III secretion system protein, translating to MKYFFKVLFLFLFTANFSFAYDINDKVIYQKDFHDSTIYLPLNNYRTLVFDSRIKNIQLTNSENISADFIDSLESPLTKLKILGKNIGNEGAIVTLENGESIHINFSIMQNLDTIISIVKATYPDLIIEQANDTIILKGFVKNYREKDLVIDTFKKAGIKTDEKLVDMIETSTPSKMIRVKLFAVEIDNDKGLNLKNNWAISRKNSQEYTFYEVINNEVKEIDKISSLGRVSDSDVRDQYIEGVDTAIDNIMQNAVSLTGGLSGAANYLGKFFNTSLVLQYLAQEGIANILDETTLITLENKDASFHAGGTIRIKTQTTTAEGIPSTDVEKIKYGLQLNIKAKNVMNDNYVDLEITTSNTKIDWTQTVDDIPSFLENEVTTNVLAKNNSTIVLGGLINTQNSYDLDKIPALGDVPVLGFLFRSKVFKEGKSELVFFLTPEIIDPETNNQANGYKNTKKRMLDTSKYLDEDNIFDRSFKRLKEDKKGSIETEKNKVDTIKKSTKIKEPTPEELHQKKVNQILGYE from the coding sequence ATGAAGTATTTTTTTAAGGTTTTATTTTTATTTTTATTTACAGCTAATTTTAGTTTTGCCTATGATATTAATGATAAAGTTATATATCAAAAAGACTTTCATGATAGTACAATATATTTGCCACTTAATAATTATAGAACTTTAGTATTTGATTCTAGAATTAAAAATATTCAATTGACAAATAGTGAAAATATAAGTGCTGATTTTATAGATAGTCTTGAGTCGCCTCTAACAAAACTAAAAATTTTAGGTAAAAATATTGGAAATGAAGGTGCAATAGTTACTTTAGAAAATGGTGAATCAATCCATATAAATTTTAGTATTATGCAAAATCTAGATACAATTATCTCTATTGTAAAAGCAACTTATCCAGATCTAATTATTGAACAAGCAAATGATACAATCATACTAAAAGGTTTTGTAAAAAATTATAGAGAAAAAGATTTAGTTATTGATACATTTAAAAAAGCTGGTATTAAAACTGATGAAAAATTAGTTGATATGATTGAGACTTCTACTCCATCTAAAATGATTCGTGTAAAATTATTCGCAGTTGAAATAGATAATGATAAAGGTTTGAATTTAAAGAATAACTGGGCTATTTCTAGAAAAAACAGTCAAGAATATACTTTTTATGAAGTAATTAATAATGAAGTTAAAGAAATTGATAAAATATCCTCTTTAGGTCGAGTAAGTGACTCAGATGTAAGAGATCAATACATAGAAGGAGTTGATACTGCTATTGATAATATTATGCAAAATGCTGTATCTTTAACTGGAGGATTAAGTGGTGCAGCTAACTACTTAGGTAAATTTTTCAACACATCACTTGTACTTCAATATTTAGCACAAGAGGGGATAGCTAATATTTTAGATGAAACTACGTTAATTACATTAGAAAACAAAGATGCATCTTTTCATGCAGGGGGAACAATAAGAATTAAAACTCAAACTACCACTGCAGAAGGTATACCATCAACTGATGTAGAAAAGATCAAATATGGGCTTCAATTAAATATAAAAGCAAAAAACGTAATGAATGATAACTATGTTGACTTAGAAATCACTACAAGTAATACAAAAATTGATTGGACACAAACTGTAGATGATATACCAAGTTTCCTAGAAAATGAAGTTACAACTAATGTACTTGCAAAAAATAACTCTACGATAGTTTTAGGGGGACTTATTAATACTCAAAATTCATATGACTTAGATAAAATACCTGCACTTGGAGATGTTCCAGTATTAGGATTTTTATTTAGAAGTAAAGTATTTAAAGAAGGAAAAAGTGAATTAGTTTTTTTCTTAACTCCTGAAATAATTGACCCAGAAACGAATAATCAAGCTAATGGATATAAAAATACTAAAAAAAGAATGTTAGATACATCTAAATATCTAGATGAAGATAATATTTTCGACCGGTCTTTTAAAAGACTTAAAGAAGATAAAAAAGGCTCAATAGAAACAGAAAAAAATAAAGTTGATACAATAAAAAAATCTACAAAAATAAAAGAACCAACTCCAGAAGAGTTACACCAAAAAAAGGTTAATCAAATTCTAGGATATGAATAG
- a CDS encoding type II secretion system F family protein: MNLIFFLPVIVIVIFIVVWYIYDSQGQKKQIVQLSKLDALAIIDQQKDVKNKSADEKDDKEFYFKLIQAGLTKKEYNEGKFVIALIGIILGIAIPVIMKATLLSVIIGVLIAIIAIFFGGKIYIYISKNERAEKINNDLGVFLDLINVILEAGGGLKNAFFTVSTRAHGILDEELLKEIAILEYEMTNYTTKKAYENLKKRVDSDDLGKIVDFLILSEEAGIGVKNIFSTQSDEMRQEKFYKIKGKVNTLNMYLILVLFVFVLPALGAFIVFPMMAGQLELGLGM; encoded by the coding sequence ATGAATTTAATATTTTTCCTACCTGTAATTGTAATAGTAATATTTATTGTTGTTTGGTATATTTATGATTCACAAGGACAAAAAAAACAGATTGTCCAATTATCAAAACTTGATGCATTAGCTATTATTGATCAACAAAAAGATGTAAAAAATAAAAGTGCCGATGAGAAAGATGATAAAGAATTTTATTTTAAATTAATCCAAGCTGGTTTAACTAAAAAAGAATACAATGAAGGAAAATTTGTAATTGCACTTATTGGAATAATTTTAGGTATAGCAATACCTGTAATAATGAAAGCTACACTTCTTAGTGTTATAATAGGTGTTTTAATAGCTATAATAGCTATATTTTTTGGTGGTAAAATATATATTTACATATCTAAAAATGAAAGAGCAGAGAAAATAAACAATGATTTGGGTGTATTTTTAGATTTAATTAATGTAATATTAGAAGCAGGAGGAGGTTTAAAAAATGCCTTTTTTACAGTATCCACTAGAGCTCATGGGATATTAGATGAAGAATTACTAAAAGAGATTGCCATATTAGAGTATGAAATGACTAATTATACAACAAAAAAAGCTTATGAAAATTTGAAAAAAAGAGTTGATTCTGATGATTTAGGAAAAATTGTAGATTTCTTAATTCTTAGTGAAGAGGCAGGAATTGGAGTTAAAAATATATTTTCAACTCAGTCAGATGAGATGAGGCAAGAAAAATTTTATAAAATTAAAGGTAAAGTTAATACTCTTAATATGTATCTTATTTTGGTTTTATTTGTTTTTGTTTTGCCTGCATTAGGAGCCTTTATTGTTTTTCCAATGATGGCAGGTCAATTAGAATTAGGTTTAGGAATGTAA
- the dxs gene encoding 1-deoxy-D-xylulose-5-phosphate synthase, which translates to MEIKDKNLEELESICSDIRGRIIDVVSRKGGHFSSTLGAVELTVAMHKVFDVKKDPFIYDVSHQCYPHKLINGRWDEFETIRQFGGLSGFTKPKESDADYFVAGHSSTSISLAVGAAKAIKLKGEDRIPVVMIGDGSMTAGMVYEALNELGDRKYPVVIILNDNEMSIAKPIGSISKYLSKILAGKFYQGFRDRVDRNIVQKLPSGATYIAKKIEESMKLITPGIIFEEMGVDYIGPIDGHDLEEIIETLEIAKGMNKPVIVHARTVKGKGYKHAEGQQELWHGVGPFNVEDGTFAKKSSAKSATAVYADALLDLAKKHENVVGVTAAMPSGTGIDKLMKEFPTRFWDVAIAEQHAVTSMAAMAKEGFKPFITIYSTFLQRGFDQIVHDVCILGLPVVFAIDRAGIVGNDGETHQGAFDISYLRFLPNMILCAPRDDKTLEYSLEFVYTLDKPCAIRYPRGAFANLPFEASKFELGKAELLKEGDSNKLFIGYGAGVNRAYETEKLHNDDIAILDLRFVKPLDEDTLKDLAKKYNDWYIFSDSQKQGGVASAILEFINKEKICVNVTSFEYEDEFIEHGDTKKVEEYLGLNPSQLVERIK; encoded by the coding sequence ATGGAAATAAAAGATAAGAATTTAGAAGAATTAGAATCAATTTGTTCTGATATTAGAGGTAGAATCATCGATGTTGTATCAAGAAAAGGTGGGCACTTTTCTTCAACACTTGGAGCAGTGGAATTAACAGTTGCCATGCATAAAGTGTTTGATGTAAAGAAAGATCCATTTATATATGATGTATCACATCAATGTTACCCACATAAACTGATAAATGGAAGATGGGATGAGTTTGAAACTATTAGACAGTTTGGCGGTCTTAGTGGTTTTACAAAACCTAAAGAGTCTGATGCTGATTATTTTGTAGCAGGACATAGTTCAACCTCTATCTCTTTAGCTGTAGGTGCAGCTAAAGCTATAAAACTTAAAGGTGAAGACAGAATCCCAGTTGTAATGATTGGAGATGGCTCTATGACAGCAGGTATGGTTTATGAAGCTCTAAATGAGTTGGGAGATAGAAAATACCCTGTTGTAATAATCTTGAATGACAATGAGATGTCAATAGCTAAGCCAATAGGTTCTATATCTAAATACTTATCAAAAATATTAGCAGGAAAATTCTATCAAGGTTTTAGAGATAGAGTTGATAGAAATATAGTACAAAAACTTCCAAGTGGAGCTACATATATAGCTAAAAAAATTGAAGAGAGTATGAAATTAATTACTCCTGGAATAATTTTTGAAGAGATGGGTGTAGATTATATTGGACCTATAGATGGACATGATTTAGAAGAGATTATTGAAACTTTAGAGATAGCAAAAGGTATGAATAAACCTGTAATTGTCCACGCAAGAACTGTAAAAGGTAAAGGTTATAAACATGCCGAAGGTCAACAAGAACTTTGGCATGGAGTAGGGCCTTTTAATGTAGAAGATGGAACTTTTGCTAAAAAATCATCTGCTAAATCAGCTACAGCAGTATATGCAGATGCCCTATTAGATTTAGCAAAAAAACATGAAAATGTAGTTGGTGTAACAGCAGCTATGCCAAGTGGAACAGGTATTGATAAACTTATGAAAGAGTTTCCAACAAGATTTTGGGATGTGGCAATTGCAGAACAACATGCAGTAACATCCATGGCAGCTATGGCAAAAGAGGGTTTTAAACCATTTATCACTATCTATTCTACATTTTTACAAAGAGGATTTGATCAAATAGTTCATGATGTTTGTATTTTAGGATTACCTGTAGTTTTTGCTATTGATAGAGCAGGAATTGTAGGAAATGATGGAGAAACTCATCAAGGTGCCTTCGATATCTCATATTTAAGATTTTTACCAAATATGATACTTTGCGCTCCAAGAGATGACAAAACATTAGAATACTCTTTAGAGTTTGTATATACATTAGACAAACCCTGTGCAATAAGATATCCAAGAGGAGCTTTTGCCAATCTACCATTTGAAGCTAGTAAATTTGAGTTAGGTAAGGCAGAACTTCTAAAAGAGGGTGACTCAAATAAACTATTTATTGGATATGGAGCAGGTGTAAATAGAGCCTATGAAACAGAAAAACTTCATAATGATGATATTGCTATATTAGACTTAAGATTTGTAAAACCTTTAGATGAAGATACATTAAAAGATTTAGCTAAAAAGTACAACGATTGGTATATTTTTAGTGACTCTCAAAAACAAGGTGGTGTAGCAAGTGCTATCTTAGAGTTTATAAATAAAGAAAAAATCTGTGTAAATGTAACATCTTTTGAATATGAAGATGAATTTATAGAGCATGGAGATACAAAAAAAGTTGAAGAGTATTTAGGATTAAATCCTAGTCAATTAGTTGAAAGGATAAAATAG